Genomic segment of Octadecabacter arcticus 238:
TGCTATTCCCATAGAACCCATAATGTCGGATGCGGTGCTGGCCTCTGGGCAGCACGTGGATCAGGAACCGGCGAATGAACTCATTTGTGGATAAGGAACCGGCGAATGAACTCATTTGTGGATAAGGACATGGTCGTGTGGCGGCCCGCACCTTTGAGGCGATAGTCCTTGGCGCGGAAGGTGACGTTTTGCGCATCGAAACGGATCAACCGGCTGTTTGAAATGGCAATCCGATGTGTGTAGCGCGATAGGTATGCCAGCACCGCTTTTGGCCCGGTGAAGGGTTCTTTGGCGTAGACCACCCATTCGATTTTACGCAGCGGTTGCAGGAAAGTGTCAAAGACATTTCGATCTGCAAGGTTTGTGAGATCGCCGAAGAATTGCAGTTTCCCGGCCTTATGCAGCTTGGCCAGCCCTTCCAGAATGAGCCGCCGATACAAGCGGGATAGAACGTGGACAGACAGGAAGAAGTTCTTGCGGCAGGCGATCCATTTTGAACCATCTGTCGAAAGCCCTCCCCCCGGCACGATCATATGGACATGGGGGTGGTGGGTCATCGCCGAGCCCCAAGTGTGAAGGACCGACGTTATGCCAACCTTTGCCCCCAGATGTTTAGGATCAGCGGCGATTCTGACCACAGTGTCCGCGCTTGCCCGCATCAGAAGATTATAGATCTCGCGTTTGTTCTGATATGCGATGTCAGCAATCTGCTTTGGCAAGGTGAAGACCAGATGGAAATACCGCACAGGCAGCAGTTCAACCTCACGTGCCGCAAGCCATATCTTCGCTGCACCCACCTGGCATTTTGGGCAGTGACGGTTGCGGCATGAGTTGTAGGCGATATGCTCATGCGCGCAGTCGGCGCAGCGCGCGACATGACCGCCAAGCGCCGCGGTTCGACAGCGCTCAATCGCACTCATGACTTTGAACTGGTTCAGGCTGATGTGTCCTGCGTTTGCGGCACGCCAAGCAGCACCATGGTCACGGAAGATATCCGCGACCTCCAGTGATCGACTGGGCATGGTGGCCTATGAAGGCTAAGGCTTGCCCTTCTTCCGCTTGGCTCCATTCAGATCATCCAGCGGACTGTCCACTGCCGCAATCATGCCCGTGGCAACGCTGGCATAGCGCGCAGTAGTTGTCAGTTTGGAATGCCCGAGCAAGGCTTGGATCACCCGGATATCGACGCCGCGCTCCAACAGATGGGTTGCAAAACTGTGCCTCAACGTGTGCAGCGTGACCGGTTTGGTGATCCCGGCTTCCCGCGCGGTCTCTTTAAATAGCCGCGATATCTGTCGCGCTGAGAGGTGTTTGCCGCGATAGCCGGGAAAGAGGACCCGCTCGGGTGCAGGAACATCCTTGTCCTGACCGGTCGGCCGTTCTTTCCACCAGTCGCGCAGCAGGCTCAAAATATCGACAGGCAGCATGACGATGCGATCCTTGCGCCCCTTCGATTGCACGATGCGGATGATTTCCTGATCGCTATCGATATCACCAACTTTGAGCCGCACGACCTCGCCCGCACGCATCCCGCAGCCATAAGCCAGCGACAACATCACGCGCGCCTTCAGGCTCGGAGCCATAGCCAGAATGCGTTTAATCTCCTTTTTGCTCAGCACCAGTGGCACTTTCACCGGTTCCTTCAAATGGAAGATCTCGGCCACAAGATCATGCCGTCGAAGGGTCACGCGGAGCAGAAACTTGACCCCTGTCATCGTTTGGTTTCGGGTGCAGATGCTGACGCCGCTCTCGATCAGGTGTTGTTGGAAATACTTCACATCGTCTGGCGTGGCCGTCTCTGGCGAGCGCCCTAACCAAGCCGCAAAACGCTTACAGGCGCGCAGGTGACTACTCTGTGATGCAGGGCCGAGATTGCGCCCTGACATATCGGAAATCATGCGCGCACGAAGGGGCGTCGTTGGTGTCGATTGTTGAATGTTCATCGGAATATCCTCTGTCAATCGAGGCAAAATCACCTCGACCAACAGCACACACCCAAAATCTAGAATCGCGCAACAAATCCCTGTTAAGCCCTACACCCGCAGCAAGCGCCCCTATCGCGGAGCGATTTAGTGCCTGAGCCCTTAACTGCGGATGCTATGGTGTGTTCGAATGTCGGCTCTCATGACAATCTAGTAATTTGAACAATCAGATGTTGTACAGCATGGGTTGTGCGACAAGGTTGGCCAATGGCAGGCCCTTAAGAAATCAATCGCGGTGCTTGCAGCGCAGTAGCGCTCGCGCGGTGAATAGCCCAAAGTGTCTGTATGCTATGGATTTGATAGACGCTCGTTTCAGGGTCTACAAAAAATTCAGATAAAAACGAAATGACAATTGATGAGTGGTCCAAATGATCTGCAGGCCCTACTTGATGAAGCATGGCGCCACTTGACACGCGGTGTGGCCGACAGCCGCTCACCAGCGCGATATCCCACGTTTGCAACCGTCGCACCGGATGGAATACCCGAAGCGCGGACTGTGGCGCTGCGCGGTGCCTCCCGCTCCCAATCTTTGCTTGAAGTCCACACGGATATCGCGACGTCCAAAGTCAACGCACTGCAACACAATCCAAAAGCCGCTTTTCACGTTTGGGTGCCGCGCGCACTTTTGCAAATTCGGATCACAACATGCGTGGATATCCAGACCGGGACTGATATCGACCAGCAATGGGATCGCATACCCGAAGGGTCGCGGGTTTCTTATGGCACACAGCCGACACCGGGCACCCCCATTTCAGATGTATATGCCTATGACAAACCAAGTGAGCGTGACCGTTTTGCCGTTTTAAGATGCACTGTGTTGACGATCGACCTCGTGCATCTTGGGGAACGCCATCGACGCGCTGAATTTAGACATGAAAATGAATGGGCAGGTACGTGGCTGGCGCCGTGATCGAAAAAACCCAGATGTGTTGCGGATTTCAGCCATTCGCCAAACGCACCACGACGTACGCGGCAGCACCAATATGAACCAACGTCAGCATAACGGACGCGCCGTGCAGTGCGTTGAACCGTTGTTTCTGTTTTGCGTCCGTTGCAGCGTTGATCATCGGCATCAGAACTTGACGCGCTAAAATGGTCGTTACCGAAATGGACACCAAAATTACGGCTGATATTGGATCACTTGAAAACGAGGTAACCGCAGCGATTGCTGACGTCACCAGAACGAAGATGTAAAAATGCGGGAACGCTTTTCGAATGAGTGCGCTGGCCGTGTCCGCAGGCAAGCTCGAGAATAAAAACGCAGCGAATGCGAAGGAATATAAAGTCATTCCGCCAAACAAAAGCGATGTGACTAAGAGAGCATATGTGATCATTTCGCCACCTGCGGCAAACGGGCAATCCCCATGTAAATAACTGTTTTGATTGGCAGCTGCCCAAACGTGATATCACCATGCCTGTTCAACCCACGTGGCCCCAGCCCAGTTTGTGGACCGCAAACAAGACCTGCCTTGGACAACGCATCGCGTAATTCCCGCGGCTTGATGAACATCGCGGGATCGTGCGTTCCTTTTGGCAATAGTCGCAGGACATCTTCGGCAACCGTAATCGCCGCCAGTCGTGCGATAACATTGCGATTTATCGTGTCATATAAAAACATCCCGCCCGGCTTTAGCACGCGAGCGACTTCGGCCAAAACTTTGGCACGGTCGGTGACATGTTCCAACACATCGACACAAACCACAGCATCAAAGTGATCGTCGGGATAGGGCAGGTTTTCCCCCACGCCGACATCATATTTTATCGTTTGATCCATCTGTTTTGCACGCGCGGTTGAGGCGGCAATGGCCTGCGCGGCGGGATCAATTCCTGTGACCTGTGCCCCATTGTTTGTCAGCGCCTCGGCCATAAAACCACCGGCACACCCCAAATCCAGCACGGTCTTTTTGGTCCAATCGATATGGCGGTTGAACCATGCCAATCGACCCGGCACCAAGTTTTTCAACGTTCGCACCCAACGGATATCGTCAGACCACCAATTGGCGGCAACATCATCGTAAATCGCAAGATTGTTGCGCTGCTTAATTGGCATAGTGCTTTGCTCCACTCAGGGCTGCGATTGTTCGTTGAAATGTAAGGTAGCCGTACCCTAATTCGAGTCCAGTCATCCTGACGATACGTCGCAATCCGCACGGCATTAACTAAGCTAGGAATGGGTGGGAAACGCCCGAACTATAGAGTTAACGTTATAGCTGTCCGACAGCCCCTTTTGAGACAAGGAGACCAAGACGATCCACGCATATGCGATATTCATCATTACGTTTTTCGCCACGCAGCCCTCGCCCTCGACACATCGTTCCAATCCATCAACGGCGACGTTTTCGATTACACAATGGGGCGGCCAGCTCATGCAAACGGTACAAACCGCATCTATGGTTGCCTTTTCGGGGCAATACCGCGATCTGCAACAAGAGATCGGGTTTGCGCCAAGGTGAAATTTTAACAAAGCCCTGATTGATCAGAACGGGAACACGGTCGAAACTTACGGATCGCAAGTATCGCCCATGTCGCCCGCCATCACACGTGAGATCAAAGCGTAGCTAGACGAATAGCGGCCAAAAAATCAGCCAAACGTCAATTCAGCGTGCTCATCACGACAACCATAACCAGTGAATATAACGCGATTCCGCCACCGATCAGAAAGAATAACCAGTTTTTTTTTGTTACCGTTACCGTTGCCGTCGCAATCGAGCGCATCTGATAAATCAGGTTCGGCCATGTGTAAGATACAAAATCGCCCTGCGTGAACACAGCTTTGATGCGCCCTTCGTCATCGACCACAGGCAGGCAGCGAAAGCGTTCATTGGACATAATTCTTAGCCAGTCAATCATGTCATCGGTTTCACGGGCCAAGCGCGGATTTCCGGTCATCAGATCGGACAGCAGCATTTTTTGCGCATCCTTTTTTTTCGCGACCAGTTTGTTCATCACGTCACGCTCGGTCACGACGCCAATGACTTTTTGATCACCATCAACGACGATGACGGAACCATAGTTTTTAGCGGCGATCTGCGTGACTGCGTCGAAAACGGAGGTCTCTGGCGAACATGTAAGGGGTCGTTGTTTGGATTGATATTCGGGACGATCCATAAGGCGGCTGCCGGGACGATCTGCTGGGCTAGGCATAACTGAAGTTCTTTTTTAAATTATTTATACTCCTGCGCCTGAATTGACCTGAGTTCCCCCCTCAAATCACTTTATATTTCTTGAGCGATATGACGCGGAAGTTGTCGGTGACGGTGTCGCGGAACTCTGGCCATTTTTCTGGCAGGGTCTTGCGGAAGAAGTCGAAAATGGCCTCTGTGAATTGGTTGAACGTTGCATAGTGCCGATTGTGGGTGACCCATTTGTGCATAACACCCCAAAGACGCTCGATCGGGTTGAGGTGCGGGGCATATGCTGGCAAGAAATGCAACTTCACCCGACGTTCTGGGCTGTCCAGCCATGGCTGTAGCATCTTGGCATGATGATAGCGGGCATTGTCGACAAAGACGTGGATGGCCGTCTTGGTTTGGTTGTTGCGTTCCAACTTTTCCAGCATCTGTCGGGTTGTCTGGGCATTGATCTTCTCGCCTTCTACAAAGGTGACCTGGAAAGTCTCAAGGTCAAGCGCGCCCTGAATGTTGAGCCGCTTGCGCCCTGATGTCGCCTTCAGGGCCGTCTTTTGTCCCTTGGGGAACCAACCATGGGCGGGGCGGCTCTGGTGTTCGGGGTGGACAGCGTCCGAAAAGACAACCATCTCATCTGCGGCCAACCCGTTCATCAGGGCCTCATATTTGGCAATAAACGCAGCCTGCTTGGCTTCATCGGCCTGTGCAGGCAGTAATTGTGGTTTCTTATACGCGAACCCCAGGCGGCGCATCAGCTTGGCGGCTCCCGACGTGCTGTAGTTTTGGTCGCACTCGGCTAGAACATAGGCACAGACCTCATCTACGTTCTGGGCCGGATGTTCGGTAAAATTGGCTTTCAGCACCTGCTCTTGCAGGACGGACAAGTGGCCCTGACGCTGGCTGTAGTTCTTCAAGCCGAAAAATGACAGCCCCGCTCCGGCAAAGACAAATCGCCATTCCGTTAAAACTGTCGGGCTGATATCCAATATCCGGCAGACCGTTTCAGCGTCTTCTCCTGCGTCCAGAAGAAGGAACGCTCGCGCACGTTTCCAAACAAGGGCATCAACTTTGCGGCGGCGGCAAAGCGCTTCGAGTGCTATGCGTTGCTCGTCGGATAAGGAGACTGTTTTGTATTGCTTGCTCATACGCTCAAAATAAAGACCGGTGCGTCTGTGACCATGCGGCGAACTAAATCGCAGGCCCCGAAGTCGTCAGGTCAATTCAGGCGCAGGAGTAAATATAATAATTAGGGCTTTAACGCCTAAAGGCGACTTTGAACCTACCTCATACCCTTATCGTGGTGCAAACAGTCGCGGATGTGAACCATCTCGAGCGTATCAGCGCACCTTGGAAAATGCCGCGGCGTGCCCCGCCACGGGGTTGAACTCATCGTGTTCAGGACCATCATCTTCGTGGACCCAAAAGGAAATTCAACATGTTGGACGTCATAATGACCCGTAGCGCGGCGCTTGGCGCAATGCAGGCTTTCGTACCGGCGATGGGAAAGAAGTACGAAAACGGGCGTAATTACGATCATGGTGCGGGTCAGCACACTGCGGTGTCCGTCCTGTCGCCCTACATTTGTCGCCGTTTATTGTGCGAACGTGAAGTTGTCGCCGCCGCCCTTGCCGTCCACGGGCCCGATGATGCGCGCGCCTTTATAGAAGAAGTGGTCTGGCGTGGGTATTTCAAAGGCTGGCTTGAACGACGCCCTCAGGTTTGGGCCAGCTATGTTTCAGGGCTGAACGCGGACCTTGAATCACTGAAGCGCGACCGACAGCTGCGCCGCGATGTCGAGCTTGCTGAGACGGGGCAATCCGGACTGGGTTATTTCGACACTTGGGCACACGAGCTGGTAAATACAGGTTATCTGCACAATCACGCGCGTATGTGGTTCGCATCGATCTGGATATTCACCCTTGGCCTGCCATGGCGGTTGGGGGCCGATTTTTTCTATCGCCATTTGCTGGACGGAGACGCGGCGGCGAACACGTTGAACTGGCGGTGGGCGGCGGGGCTGCATACGCGCGGCAAACCCTATCCAGCCCGCGCCGAAAACATCGCCACGTTTACGGGCGGGCGGTTTAATCCACGAGATCTTGATTTGGCCAAAGTTACTAAAGGCTTGGAGGCCACCGAACCTGACGGTTTGCCAAATGTTTTACCCCTGCGCGACATGCACGCGCTCTGCACCGGTGTTCCAACCGCATTGTTAATCACGGACGAAGATTGCCGGATCGAGGACTTTGATTTGTCCGGTTTTGACATCTGCGCCACGGCGACGTTGTCGTGCACGTACCTGCGCTCGCCGCGCGATGTGCCCGAAAGGGTCAGCACGGCTGAGCGAGTTGCATTGGCCGACGCCGCCGCACGACTTGGTGTTAGCCCAACACACCTTAGGGCCGATGATCCGCGAGATTTAGTCGATTGGGCCGTTGGCATTGGCACCAAACAAATTTTTACTCCGTATGTGACACGCGGGCCATTGCACGACTGGTTAACGCGAGCAAAGCCACTCCTCGAAGATCACGGCATCACGTTATGTGAAAAGCGTCGCGTTTGGGATGAGGCGATATGGCCGCATGCTACAGCGGGGTTTTTCAAAGTTAGGAAAAAGATCCCACAGATTTTGCAAGAGACAGGACTGGTATGACGGACATTATTATCATTGGAGCAGGCATCGCAGGCTTGGCCTGTGCGC
This window contains:
- a CDS encoding DUF4149 domain-containing protein, translating into MITYALLVTSLLFGGMTLYSFAFAAFLFSSLPADTASALIRKAFPHFYIFVLVTSAIAAVTSFSSDPISAVILVSISVTTILARQVLMPMINAATDAKQKQRFNALHGASVMLTLVHIGAAAYVVVRLANG
- a CDS encoding tyrosine-type recombinase/integrase, which gives rise to MNIQQSTPTTPLRARMISDMSGRNLGPASQSSHLRACKRFAAWLGRSPETATPDDVKYFQQHLIESGVSICTRNQTMTGVKFLLRVTLRRHDLVAEIFHLKEPVKVPLVLSKKEIKRILAMAPSLKARVMLSLAYGCGMRAGEVVRLKVGDIDSDQEIIRIVQSKGRKDRIVMLPVDILSLLRDWWKERPTGQDKDVPAPERVLFPGYRGKHLSARQISRLFKETAREAGITKPVTLHTLRHSFATHLLERGVDIRVIQALLGHSKLTTTARYASVATGMIAAVDSPLDDLNGAKRKKGKP
- a CDS encoding CBS domain-containing protein; protein product: MPSPADRPGSRLMDRPEYQSKQRPLTCSPETSVFDAVTQIAAKNYGSVIVVDGDQKVIGVVTERDVMNKLVAKKKDAQKMLLSDLMTGNPRLARETDDMIDWLRIMSNERFRCLPVVDDEGRIKAVFTQGDFVSYTWPNLIYQMRSIATATVTVTKKNWLFFLIGGGIALYSLVMVVVMSTLN
- a CDS encoding IS630 family transposase yields the protein MSKQYKTVSLSDEQRIALEALCRRRKVDALVWKRARAFLLLDAGEDAETVCRILDISPTVLTEWRFVFAGAGLSFFGLKNYSQRQGHLSVLQEQVLKANFTEHPAQNVDEVCAYVLAECDQNYSTSGAAKLMRRLGFAYKKPQLLPAQADEAKQAAFIAKYEALMNGLAADEMVVFSDAVHPEHQSRPAHGWFPKGQKTALKATSGRKRLNIQGALDLETFQVTFVEGEKINAQTTRQMLEKLERNNQTKTAIHVFVDNARYHHAKMLQPWLDSPERRVKLHFLPAYAPHLNPIERLWGVMHKWVTHNRHYATFNQFTEAIFDFFRKTLPEKWPEFRDTVTDNFRVISLKKYKVI
- the ubiG gene encoding bifunctional 2-polyprenyl-6-hydroxyphenol methylase/3-demethylubiquinol 3-O-methyltransferase UbiG; translation: MPIKQRNNLAIYDDVAANWWSDDIRWVRTLKNLVPGRLAWFNRHIDWTKKTVLDLGCAGGFMAEALTNNGAQVTGIDPAAQAIAASTARAKQMDQTIKYDVGVGENLPYPDDHFDAVVCVDVLEHVTDRAKVLAEVARVLKPGGMFLYDTINRNVIARLAAITVAEDVLRLLPKGTHDPAMFIKPRELRDALSKAGLVCGPQTGLGPRGLNRHGDITFGQLPIKTVIYMGIARLPQVAK
- a CDS encoding pyridoxamine 5'-phosphate oxidase family protein, which produces MSGPNDLQALLDEAWRHLTRGVADSRSPARYPTFATVAPDGIPEARTVALRGASRSQSLLEVHTDIATSKVNALQHNPKAAFHVWVPRALLQIRITTCVDIQTGTDIDQQWDRIPEGSRVSYGTQPTPGTPISDVYAYDKPSERDRFAVLRCTVLTIDLVHLGERHRRAEFRHENEWAGTWLAP
- a CDS encoding FAD-binding domain-containing protein yields the protein MLDVIMTRSAALGAMQAFVPAMGKKYENGRNYDHGAGQHTAVSVLSPYICRRLLCEREVVAAALAVHGPDDARAFIEEVVWRGYFKGWLERRPQVWASYVSGLNADLESLKRDRQLRRDVELAETGQSGLGYFDTWAHELVNTGYLHNHARMWFASIWIFTLGLPWRLGADFFYRHLLDGDAAANTLNWRWAAGLHTRGKPYPARAENIATFTGGRFNPRDLDLAKVTKGLEATEPDGLPNVLPLRDMHALCTGVPTALLITDEDCRIEDFDLSGFDICATATLSCTYLRSPRDVPERVSTAERVALADAAARLGVSPTHLRADDPRDLVDWAVGIGTKQIFTPYVTRGPLHDWLTRAKPLLEDHGITLCEKRRVWDEAIWPHATAGFFKVRKKIPQILQETGLV